One Microbacterium keratanolyticum DNA window includes the following coding sequences:
- a CDS encoding LLM class flavin-dependent oxidoreductase codes for MKAFGFLSFGHYGNVQGSLTRTAGDMLKQTIEIAEGADEIGVNGAYVRVHHWAKQAASPMPLLSAMAARTKRIEVGTGVIDMRYENPFQFAEEAAALDYIADGRIALGVSRGSPETALRGYETFGFEDADDKERGSVLAREKFDLFLRAIEGERFAPGDPRMVGAGQYLPVEPHSPGLRERIWWGSGSSATAGETGRQGLNMMSSTLVTEATGEPFHVLQRKQIDIFRAAFKEAGHTRRPRVSVSRSVFPLISDKDRAYFGLRNAENGDQIGVIDGLRSTFGKTYAAEPDELIRQLREDEAVMAADTLMLTIPNQLGPEYNLHVLESFAKYVAPELGWKPNTEGPVQGDAVP; via the coding sequence ATGAAGGCATTCGGATTCCTCTCGTTCGGGCACTACGGCAACGTGCAGGGTTCGCTGACGCGTACCGCCGGAGACATGCTGAAGCAGACCATCGAGATCGCCGAGGGCGCCGATGAGATCGGTGTCAATGGCGCGTACGTACGTGTGCACCACTGGGCGAAGCAGGCAGCATCCCCGATGCCCCTCCTGTCGGCCATGGCAGCACGCACGAAGCGCATCGAGGTCGGCACCGGCGTGATCGACATGCGCTACGAGAACCCGTTCCAGTTCGCCGAGGAGGCCGCAGCCCTCGACTACATCGCCGACGGCCGGATCGCCCTCGGTGTGAGCCGCGGTTCACCTGAGACCGCGCTGCGCGGGTACGAGACCTTCGGCTTCGAGGACGCGGACGACAAGGAGCGCGGCAGCGTGCTCGCCCGCGAGAAGTTCGACCTGTTCCTTCGCGCGATCGAGGGAGAGCGGTTCGCGCCCGGTGACCCCCGGATGGTCGGAGCCGGTCAGTACCTGCCGGTTGAGCCGCACTCCCCGGGATTGCGGGAGCGGATCTGGTGGGGTTCCGGATCGAGTGCGACCGCGGGTGAGACGGGCCGTCAGGGACTCAACATGATGAGTTCGACGCTCGTCACCGAGGCGACCGGCGAGCCATTCCACGTGCTGCAGCGGAAGCAGATCGACATCTTCCGTGCCGCGTTCAAGGAGGCGGGCCACACCCGGCGTCCCCGCGTCTCGGTGAGCCGGAGCGTCTTCCCGCTGATCAGCGACAAAGACCGCGCCTACTTCGGTTTGCGCAATGCCGAGAACGGCGATCAGATCGGCGTGATCGACGGGCTGCGCTCGACCTTCGGGAAGACCTATGCGGCGGAACCCGATGAGCTGATCCGGCAGCTGCGCGAGGACGAGGCGGTCATGGCCGCAGACACACTCATGCTCACGATTCCGAACCAGCTCGGGCCCGAGTACAACCTGCATGTGCTCGAGTCGTTCGCGAAGTACGTCGCACCAGAACTCG